A portion of the Streptococcus urinalis 2285-97 genome contains these proteins:
- a CDS encoding NAD(P)H-binding protein, whose protein sequence is MTKIKIIGATGSLGKASTKALLEQTDADLVLFSRTANQLTENKRTTRIAASVLNQEALETALDGADMAFVALSGDLPTYITAVIKAMIFVGTKRIIFISSYGIYGELPGQNGRVSSLLRPYRQAVDILEESDLDYTILRPGWFDNSDDLSYHLIPKGEVIEGNQISRQAIAALVTEIAKNSQLYCNQNLGIVRY, encoded by the coding sequence ATGACAAAAATAAAAATTATCGGTGCAACGGGTTCTCTAGGAAAAGCTAGCACAAAAGCTTTACTTGAACAGACAGATGCAGACCTAGTTCTTTTTTCAAGAACTGCCAATCAGTTAACTGAAAACAAGAGAACCACTAGAATTGCTGCAAGTGTATTGAATCAAGAAGCACTCGAAACTGCTCTTGATGGTGCGGATATGGCTTTTGTTGCACTATCTGGAGACTTACCCACTTATATTACTGCAGTTATTAAAGCTATGATATTTGTAGGGACAAAACGGATTATTTTCATTTCATCTTATGGAATTTATGGTGAATTACCAGGTCAAAACGGTCGTGTCTCAAGTCTATTAAGACCCTACCGTCAAGCTGTTGACATATTGGAAGAATCTGATTTAGATTACACCATTTTAAGACCAGGATGGTTTGATAATAGCGATGATCTTTCTTATCATTTAATCCCAAAGGGTGAAGTCATAGAAGGAAACCAGATTTCTCGACAAGCAATTGCAGCATTAGTGACTGAAATCGCTAAAAATAGCCAATTATATTGCAATCAAAATCTAGGAATTGTTAGATATTAG
- a CDS encoding MIP/aquaporin family protein, with protein sequence MKKFTAELIGTFILVFVGTGSVVFGNGTKGLGQLGIALAFGLAIVAAAYSIGTISGAHLNPAVSVAMYVNKRMDAKELLNYIIAQVVGAILASASLFFLAKNAGLSTSSLGENAFSTVNAAGAFLFELIASFIFILVIVTVTSETKGNAKLAGLIIGLTLSAMILVGLNITGLSVNPARSLAPALFVGGKALSQLWVFIFAPIIGGILAALVGKNLLGTEE encoded by the coding sequence ATGAAAAAATTCACAGCCGAATTGATCGGTACTTTTATCCTTGTCTTTGTTGGGACGGGGTCAGTCGTTTTTGGAAACGGAACAAAAGGTCTTGGTCAGCTAGGGATAGCACTTGCTTTTGGTTTGGCAATTGTTGCAGCAGCTTACTCAATTGGGACTATTTCAGGTGCTCATTTAAATCCAGCAGTTTCAGTAGCTATGTATGTCAACAAACGTATGGATGCTAAAGAATTGCTAAATTATATCATTGCTCAAGTAGTTGGTGCTATCTTAGCTTCAGCTTCACTCTTTTTCCTAGCCAAAAATGCTGGTCTATCAACAAGTAGTCTTGGTGAGAATGCCTTTTCAACAGTTAATGCAGCAGGCGCATTTCTTTTTGAGTTGATTGCTAGTTTTATCTTTATTTTAGTCATTGTAACAGTCACATCTGAAACTAAAGGAAATGCCAAACTTGCAGGTCTTATTATTGGATTAACTTTATCAGCAATGATTTTAGTAGGGTTAAATATTACAGGACTTTCTGTTAATCCAGCACGTAGTTTAGCACCAGCTTTATTTGTTGGTGGAAAAGCACTTAGTCAACTTTGGGTATTTATTTTTGCTCCTATTATTGGAGGAATACTTGCAGCACTTGTTGGTAAAAACTTACTAGGAACAGAAGAATAA
- a CDS encoding LysR family transcriptional regulator: MNTKQMTYLIETAKTLNLSRAAENLYISQPSLSYQIKVIEEEIGFLIFERIGKSIRLTPAGEELIVSIQRISKELQFSIEQAQNMGQQYSNSIKIGFPARSTLFYLPKAIALFEEKQPTVQIVPEIQPQNDYVNAFLKKELDMILLPKEEAEKLSSVRIHPLYMSYIYLLCQKTDKLAQKKLIKMQDLAERTLLVNGGSSQTLRQVQQRVIANVPIHYYNSPTHDFTLIQVESGKAICLSPGYLNDHSEQFAWIPFDCPEVFNYVLVTHEDNHTPSIKVLINLLRQLYQSSHLPL, from the coding sequence ATGAACACTAAACAAATGACTTATTTGATTGAGACAGCAAAAACTTTAAATCTTAGTCGAGCTGCTGAAAATCTTTATATTTCGCAACCTTCACTCTCATACCAAATCAAGGTGATTGAAGAAGAAATTGGTTTTTTGATATTTGAGCGTATAGGTAAGAGTATCCGTCTCACACCAGCAGGAGAAGAACTGATAGTTTCTATACAGCGTATTTCAAAAGAACTGCAGTTCTCCATTGAACAGGCTCAAAATATGGGACAACAATATAGCAATTCCATAAAAATTGGCTTTCCGGCGAGATCAACCTTATTTTATTTGCCAAAAGCAATAGCTTTATTTGAAGAAAAACAACCAACTGTTCAGATTGTTCCAGAAATCCAACCGCAAAACGATTACGTCAATGCCTTTCTCAAAAAAGAATTAGATATGATCTTATTACCAAAAGAGGAAGCTGAAAAATTGTCTAGTGTACGGATTCATCCTCTATATATGAGTTACATTTATTTATTGTGTCAGAAGACAGATAAATTAGCTCAAAAAAAGCTAATAAAAATGCAGGATTTAGCAGAGAGAACCTTATTAGTCAATGGTGGTTCATCACAGACCTTACGACAGGTCCAACAAAGGGTTATAGCCAATGTTCCCATTCATTACTATAATAGTCCGACACATGATTTTACCTTAATTCAAGTTGAAAGTGGCAAAGCTATTTGTTTATCTCCAGGCTATTTAAATGACCATTCAGAGCAGTTTGCTTGGATTCCTTTTGATTGTCCAGAAGTGTTTAACTATGTTTTAGTGACACATGAGGATAATCACACACCAAGTATTAAAGTATTAATTAATTTATTGCGTCAACTCTATCAAAGTAGTCATCTGCCTTTATAA
- a CDS encoding nuclear transport factor 2 family protein — MTDKEELIKIYRQINQAMVDHDTKFLRQLLKPETFLIHMTGYQQDVTEWLSQIESQEMNYYSW; from the coding sequence GTGACAGATAAAGAAGAATTAATAAAAATCTATCGACAAATTAACCAAGCTATGGTTGATCACGATACAAAGTTTCTTAGACAATTACTCAAACCAGAAACATTTCTGATACATATGACAGGTTACCAACAAGATGTCACAGAATGGTTATCACAGATTGAATCTCAAGAGATGAACTATTATTCATGGTAA
- a CDS encoding AraC family transcriptional regulator, translated as MSDNQTYIKDKASEFPFTYTYSHLSPEDPEIMYHWHPELEMIYIVEGSATFYINNQQFHSQAGDIILIQPTFLHAIKPLKRTSQISKSFSIHLDQLGRANVENFSQRYLQPLHTGLFLLRPRIQEGMAGYDAIKSCLLEIYNLVSEQTLYYDMMLKAKLHELLYLLFKNRHVYRHYSDDNYQKYEKLKELISYINDHLADSLTIEGLADYFGYSRNQFMLIFKKHTGQTCFDFIQQTRLNKACEYLIQTDLAIAEVARKTGFNNLSNFNRQFQKHLNQTPLHFRKSQGK; from the coding sequence ATGTCCGATAACCAAACATATATTAAAGATAAGGCATCTGAATTTCCTTTTACATACACTTATTCACATCTGTCTCCCGAGGATCCAGAAATCATGTATCATTGGCATCCAGAGCTAGAAATGATTTATATTGTTGAAGGTTCCGCAACTTTTTATATCAATAATCAACAATTTCATAGTCAAGCTGGCGATATTATACTTATCCAACCTACTTTTCTTCATGCAATAAAACCATTAAAAAGAACTAGTCAAATCAGTAAATCTTTTTCAATACATCTTGATCAGTTAGGAAGGGCTAATGTTGAAAACTTTAGTCAACGTTATCTCCAACCATTACACACTGGGCTTTTTTTATTAAGACCTCGGATACAAGAAGGAATGGCTGGTTATGATGCTATTAAAAGTTGTCTCTTAGAGATTTACAATCTTGTGAGTGAACAAACACTTTATTATGATATGATGTTAAAAGCCAAACTGCATGAATTATTGTATCTTCTATTCAAGAATAGACATGTCTATCGTCATTACTCTGATGATAATTATCAAAAATATGAAAAATTAAAAGAACTTATTTCCTATATTAATGATCACCTTGCTGATTCACTAACTATTGAAGGACTTGCTGATTATTTTGGCTACAGCCGAAATCAGTTTATGTTGATTTTTAAAAAACATACTGGGCAAACTTGTTTTGATTTCATTCAGCAAACAAGATTAAATAAAGCCTGTGAATACTTAATTCAAACGGATTTAGCAATTGCTGAGGTAGCAAGGAAAACTGGCTTTAATAACTTATCTAATTTTAACCGTCAATTTCAAAAACATCTCAATCAAACACCTTTACATTTTCGAAAATCACAAGGAAAATAA
- a CDS encoding aldo/keto reductase: MKYINLGHSGLKVSQICLGTMGFGTPGKLFPWTIGYENAEAIVKECLDQGINFFDTANIYSNGESEEILGKALKKYSKREDVVIATKCGANMDSNPKPNTVGLSRKLIFTEVEKSLKRLGTDYIDLYIIHHPDMSTPIEETMEALNDLIKMGKIRYIGASNMRAWQFAKYQYAAAKNGWAGFISLQNTHNIFERLDERELFPMLDDMGVSLTAYKVLSGGRLTRKENEKTERSKTQSLSDKDKKMNNKIDSIAQKYQCSKADVLIAWELSKKPIDVVLVGTTKVGRISDTVKALEIALSQEDIDYLEQD, encoded by the coding sequence ATGAAGTATATTAATCTTGGCCATAGTGGTTTAAAAGTGTCACAAATTTGCTTGGGTACAATGGGATTTGGAACACCGGGAAAACTGTTTCCTTGGACAATTGGTTATGAAAATGCAGAAGCTATCGTGAAGGAATGTTTAGATCAAGGTATCAATTTCTTTGATACTGCAAATATATATTCTAATGGGGAGTCTGAAGAAATATTAGGAAAAGCCTTAAAGAAGTATAGTAAGCGCGAGGATGTTGTGATTGCGACAAAATGTGGTGCAAATATGGACTCCAATCCTAAGCCAAATACAGTTGGACTTTCACGAAAACTCATCTTTACAGAAGTTGAAAAATCATTAAAAAGACTAGGAACAGACTATATTGATTTATATATTATCCATCATCCTGATATGTCGACACCTATTGAAGAAACAATGGAAGCTCTGAATGATTTGATTAAGATGGGAAAAATCAGATACATCGGTGCTTCAAATATGAGAGCTTGGCAATTTGCCAAATACCAATATGCTGCTGCCAAAAATGGTTGGGCAGGCTTTATCTCACTTCAAAATACTCATAATATTTTTGAACGATTAGATGAAAGAGAGCTATTTCCGATGTTAGATGACATGGGAGTTTCATTAACGGCTTATAAAGTCCTTTCTGGTGGTAGATTAACGAGAAAAGAAAATGAAAAGACAGAACGGTCTAAAACACAATCTTTGTCTGATAAAGATAAAAAGATGAATAATAAAATAGATAGTATTGCACAAAAATACCAGTGTTCGAAAGCAGATGTCTTGATTGCTTGGGAACTGTCAAAAAAACCGATTGATGTGGTATTGGTTGGAACAACCAAAGTTGGTCGTATCTCAGATACAGTTAAGGCATTAGAAATAGCATTGAGTCAAGAAGATATTGATTATTTAGAACAAGACTAA
- a CDS encoding zinc-binding dehydrogenase, with protein sequence MKTAVFEKAGSMLVEEVEKPSIQASDDVIIKVVRACVCGSDLWSYSHGDDKESHSENSGHEALGIVEAIGDSITTVKPGDFVIVPFTHGCGYCDACRAGFDGTCDNHPGYSNWSMGFQSEYIRFHYGNWALIKIPGQPSDYTEGMIKSLLSLADVMPTGYHAARVADVKPGDKVVVIGDGAVGQCAVIAAKMRGASQIVLMSRHKDRQEMALESGATAVVAERGEEGIAKVREILGGGADAALECVGTEAAIEQALGVLHNGGRIGFVGVPHYQDRALGSTFAQNIIVGGGSASVTTYDKSFLLKAVLDGDINPGRIFTDTYSLDEVNKAYEDMRDRKTIKSMLLVAE encoded by the coding sequence ATGAAAACTGCTGTTTTTGAAAAAGCTGGCTCTATGTTGGTAGAAGAAGTCGAAAAACCTAGCATTCAAGCTAGCGATGATGTTATTATTAAGGTTGTCAGAGCCTGTGTATGTGGTTCAGATCTCTGGTCTTATTCTCATGGGGATGATAAAGAAAGTCACTCTGAAAATAGTGGCCATGAAGCGTTAGGCATTGTTGAAGCAATTGGGGATTCTATTACAACGGTAAAACCTGGAGACTTTGTCATTGTACCTTTCACACATGGTTGTGGTTATTGTGATGCTTGTCGAGCTGGGTTTGATGGAACTTGTGATAATCATCCAGGTTATTCAAATTGGTCAATGGGCTTTCAATCTGAATATATCCGTTTTCACTATGGAAATTGGGCTCTGATTAAAATTCCAGGACAACCTTCAGATTATACAGAAGGAATGATTAAATCATTGCTATCACTTGCAGACGTCATGCCAACTGGTTATCATGCAGCACGTGTGGCTGATGTAAAACCAGGAGATAAGGTCGTTGTTATTGGTGATGGTGCCGTTGGACAATGTGCAGTTATTGCTGCTAAAATGAGAGGTGCTTCACAAATTGTATTGATGAGTCGTCATAAAGATAGACAAGAAATGGCTCTTGAATCTGGTGCAACAGCAGTAGTTGCCGAACGTGGTGAAGAAGGAATTGCCAAGGTAAGGGAAATTCTTGGTGGTGGAGCTGATGCGGCATTAGAATGTGTTGGTACTGAAGCTGCTATTGAGCAAGCTTTGGGTGTGCTTCATAATGGTGGCCGTATTGGATTCGTTGGTGTTCCTCATTATCAAGATCGTGCTTTGGGTTCAACTTTTGCACAAAACATTATTGTTGGTGGTGGATCAGCTTCTGTGACAACTTATGACAAATCATTTTTATTAAAAGCAGTTCTCGATGGTGACATTAACCCAGGTAGAATCTTTACAGATACTTACAGCCTAGATGAGGTTAATAAAGCTTACGAAGATATGCGTGATCGCAAGACAATCAAGTCAATGCTACTGGTAGCTGAATAA